The Mucilaginibacter yixingensis genome window below encodes:
- a CDS encoding aldehyde reductase: MNTNSNTEKLVLVTGGAGFIAAHCIIQLLNAGYNVRATLRNLNRIAEVKAMLKEGGAVADDDRLTFIQADLSADTNWAEAVSGCTYVLHVASPTPIKDYKHEDEMIIPAREGVLRVLRAAREAGVKRVVLTSAIGAVVYGHPNQKEPFDETTWTNVDSNAPAYQKSKTLAERAAWEFIEKEGNGLELAAVNPVGVMGPVLGADYSHSIHVIKNLLTGKMAGCPKINSGFVDVRDVADLHLRAMINPAASSQRFIATAGESIWMVDVARILKENLGEAAAKVNAKELPSMLLRVVALKDPTVKAIIPLLGRVMNVTSAKAIKTLGWSPRSTAESILATAESLIRLNLLDQ, translated from the coding sequence ATGAACACAAATTCAAATACCGAAAAATTAGTACTGGTAACCGGCGGTGCAGGTTTTATAGCTGCGCATTGTATCATTCAATTGCTAAACGCGGGTTATAACGTAAGGGCAACACTGCGTAACCTAAACCGCATAGCAGAGGTGAAAGCCATGCTGAAGGAGGGCGGCGCAGTTGCCGATGATGATCGTTTAACCTTCATCCAGGCCGATCTTTCCGCTGATACCAACTGGGCCGAAGCGGTTAGTGGCTGCACTTATGTATTACATGTAGCATCGCCAACACCCATAAAAGATTATAAGCATGAGGACGAAATGATTATCCCCGCCAGAGAAGGTGTATTGCGCGTGTTGCGTGCGGCCAGAGAGGCCGGTGTAAAACGTGTGGTACTCACATCGGCTATTGGTGCCGTGGTTTACGGTCACCCGAATCAAAAAGAGCCTTTTGACGAAACCACGTGGACTAACGTCGATAGTAACGCACCGGCTTACCAAAAATCAAAAACCCTTGCAGAACGGGCCGCCTGGGAGTTTATTGAAAAAGAAGGTAACGGATTAGAACTTGCCGCCGTTAACCCTGTAGGCGTGATGGGCCCGGTTTTAGGCGCTGATTATTCGCATTCTATACACGTTATCAAAAACCTGCTGACCGGCAAAATGGCCGGATGCCCTAAAATAAACTCAGGTTTTGTTGATGTGCGCGATGTGGCCGATCTGCACCTTCGTGCTATGATTAACCCTGCCGCCAGCAGTCAGCGTTTTATTGCCACCGCAGGCGAGAGCATCTGGATGGTAGATGTAGCCCGGATTTTGAAAGAAAACCTGGGTGAGGCTGCTGCTAAAGTGAATGCAAAAGAATTGCCCAGCATGTTGCTGCGTGTTGTTGCTTTAAAAGATCCTACCGTAAAGGCTATCATCCCATTATTGGGTAGGGTGATGAACGTAACCAGTGCCAAAGCTATCAAAACACTGGGTTGGTCGCCGCGTTCTACGGCAGAATCTATTTTGGCAACGGCTGAAAGCCTGATACGCTTGAATCTGCTCGACCAATAA
- a CDS encoding SusD/RagB family nutrient-binding outer membrane lipoprotein, with amino-acid sequence MKKLIYIFITLLAIGLLGSCKKFVDVNTNPNAPTVVDASTLLPPIQAGMARGIWFDSRYIGQYAQIWGSNVANNVWDEHGYLPGTDSGGEMWRTIYFSLGQNITLMVQDATDHSKPDYIAVSWALRAWGWQYGLELYNNMIVQEAYDPTKLTFDYDTPDYVNAEVVKDCRLALQYFAQAKADGQTISPVLAKGDYMYYGNRDQWIKFVYSIMAQNALNLTNKASFSADSVKKYVDLSFTSNADNASVQCTGSSSTDANFWGPTRGNLAGFRQSDYIVKLLDGRILAGSATQDLTADPRLPLLLMVSKDGAYRGVIPPLGDPNSADPNTLIPAFVGATTANSGTASAKYLFNDNARGVFMTYPVLQFMAAEAMYKKGDLQTAYNYYRSGVAAALDFASNPPIGNALVGSQKYISAAAQTAYLNGLSVRQSSSTLKLSDILQQKFIAMFLWNPIEAWSDERRYHYDATVFQGYNKPGTLYPDNAGKLVYRMRPRYNSEYIWNIPALKAIGALDPDYHTKEPWFIQP; translated from the coding sequence ATGAAAAAACTCATATACATCTTCATTACACTCCTGGCGATAGGTTTGCTAGGCAGTTGTAAGAAATTTGTGGATGTCAACACCAATCCCAATGCGCCTACGGTTGTTGACGCATCTACGCTGCTGCCGCCTATACAGGCAGGCATGGCGCGCGGCATTTGGTTTGATAGCCGATATATTGGCCAGTACGCACAGATCTGGGGCTCTAACGTTGCCAACAATGTTTGGGACGAGCACGGCTATTTACCCGGTACAGACTCTGGCGGCGAAATGTGGCGTACCATCTATTTTAGTCTTGGTCAAAACATTACGCTGATGGTGCAGGATGCTACCGACCATAGCAAGCCCGATTATATTGCCGTATCCTGGGCCCTTCGTGCCTGGGGCTGGCAGTACGGTTTGGAGCTTTATAACAACATGATTGTTCAGGAAGCTTATGACCCAACCAAGCTGACTTTTGACTATGACACGCCCGACTACGTGAACGCCGAAGTGGTAAAAGACTGTCGCCTGGCGCTGCAGTATTTTGCCCAGGCCAAAGCCGATGGGCAAACCATCTCGCCGGTTCTGGCCAAAGGTGATTATATGTATTACGGCAATCGCGATCAGTGGATTAAATTCGTTTACTCCATTATGGCCCAGAACGCGCTTAACCTAACTAACAAAGCCAGTTTCTCGGCAGATTCTGTAAAGAAATATGTTGATCTTTCTTTTACCAGCAATGCCGATAATGCCAGTGTACAGTGTACCGGCAGTTCCTCTACCGATGCCAACTTCTGGGGGCCTACACGTGGTAACCTGGCCGGTTTCCGCCAGTCAGACTATATCGTTAAACTTTTGGATGGCCGCATCCTGGCAGGCTCAGCCACGCAGGATCTGACTGCCGACCCACGCTTGCCATTATTGTTGATGGTTAGTAAAGACGGTGCTTATCGTGGTGTAATTCCGCCGCTGGGTGATCCAAACTCTGCCGATCCTAATACGTTGATCCCTGCTTTTGTGGGGGCCACCACTGCAAACTCGGGAACGGCATCTGCTAAATATCTCTTTAACGATAATGCACGAGGCGTTTTTATGACCTACCCCGTGCTGCAGTTTATGGCAGCAGAAGCCATGTATAAAAAAGGCGATCTGCAAACAGCCTACAATTACTACCGGAGTGGCGTAGCTGCAGCGTTGGATTTTGCGTCTAATCCACCGATAGGCAACGCGCTGGTGGGCTCGCAGAAATACATCTCGGCCGCTGCGCAAACTGCTTATCTAAATGGTCTGAGCGTAAGGCAGTCGTCCAGCACATTGAAATTGAGCGATATTTTGCAGCAAAAGTTTATCGCCATGTTTTTATGGAACCCGATAGAGGCCTGGTCTGACGAGCGTAGGTATCATTATGATGCTACCGTTTTTCAAGGTTACAACAAGCCGGGGACACTGTATCCGGACAACGCAGGTAAACTGGTTTACCGCATGCGCCCGCGCTATAATTCAGAGTATATCTGGAACATACCGGCATTGAAAGCCATCGGCGCGTTAGACCCCGATTATCATACCAAAGAACCCTGGTTTATCCAACCTTAA
- a CDS encoding metallophosphoesterase: MLNLKNILVLAAAALFVLPGCKKNDDNQQDDQSPVHILLTSDAHYGITRPAFRGATTVDAHTTNAAMIASMNTLPGVTVPNDGGFEAGQKINYVDYMIQTGDVANRMEVSAKVQLASTSWDQFNTDYLQGLTVKGKGGNKANIYIVPGNHDVSNTIGYYATMSPTTDATSLANLYNRAFLPAVPKTAATLNYATDRVNYSRDIAGVHFCFMQMWPDSTVRIWLNSDLQKVSSTTPVVFVCHDQPAVVANHFTNPNGNHGINGTDKFDNVLDEVYKDGKLSTGVSTIEQRNMVAFLKQHPNVKAWLHGHVHESRFYTYTGVDNDVQIGTVSIDSPMKGLVSAADETKLCYDYAVLDPKSMTLTVRECFWNTVPTNPNTAIQWGAPYTIKLK; this comes from the coding sequence ATGCTAAACCTGAAAAACATTTTAGTACTGGCCGCTGCTGCGCTTTTTGTGCTGCCGGGCTGTAAAAAAAATGATGATAACCAACAGGACGATCAATCGCCTGTGCACATCCTCCTTACTTCTGATGCACATTACGGTATTACCCGCCCGGCTTTCCGTGGCGCTACTACTGTTGATGCGCACACCACCAACGCGGCCATGATTGCCAGTATGAATACATTGCCTGGTGTTACTGTACCAAACGACGGCGGTTTTGAAGCCGGCCAGAAAATTAACTATGTTGACTACATGATCCAGACTGGTGATGTTGCCAACCGTATGGAGGTTAGCGCTAAAGTACAGCTGGCCTCAACCTCATGGGATCAGTTTAATACCGATTACCTGCAAGGCCTTACCGTAAAAGGTAAAGGCGGCAACAAGGCTAATATTTATATAGTGCCGGGTAACCACGATGTATCTAACACCATTGGTTACTATGCTACCATGTCGCCAACAACAGATGCTACCTCTTTAGCCAACCTATATAATAGAGCGTTTTTACCGGCTGTTCCAAAAACTGCGGCTACGCTTAACTATGCTACAGACCGCGTTAACTATTCAAGAGACATTGCCGGTGTTCACTTTTGCTTTATGCAAATGTGGCCAGACTCAACCGTGCGTATCTGGTTAAACAGCGATCTGCAAAAAGTGAGCTCAACTACCCCGGTAGTTTTTGTTTGTCATGACCAGCCTGCAGTTGTTGCTAACCATTTTACCAATCCTAATGGCAACCACGGTATAAACGGCACCGATAAATTTGATAACGTGCTTGATGAAGTTTACAAGGATGGCAAACTTTCTACCGGTGTCTCTACTATCGAGCAGCGTAATATGGTAGCTTTCCTGAAACAACATCCTAACGTTAAAGCCTGGTTGCACGGCCACGTGCATGAGAGCCGTTTCTACACCTATACAGGTGTTGATAACGACGTACAGATTGGTACGGTGAGTATTGACTCGCCAATGAAAGGCCTGGTTTCTGCTGCAGATGAAACTAAACTGTGTTATGATTACGCCGTGCTCGATCCGAAAAGCATGACACTTACTGTGCGTGAGTGTTTCTGGAATACTGTTCCAACTAACCCCAATACAGCTATCCAGTGGGGCGCCCCGTATACCATCAAACTGAAATAA
- a CDS encoding DUF4397 domain-containing protein produces the protein MKTSTYIYFGLLLTVMAGCKKGTITQVGDPAGGALIKFVHAAPGSPAIDGFVNNTKITPLTNVSVTDNQVATSIATGISYSYLGSATTYLGLFPSSNYAAVPAGSTVIKVVVSTPVPALKSPQTSAVGTNTSVTQSTTSGSAYSVFAIGLPGSATAPLGIKVVEDKFPAAESGKAYVRFAHLIPNGGAVDVKAFHTPTGVTKVDTAATNTNVAYGTVTDFVAVNVNPTSTTNYTFQMFLTGTTTKLGPISGAVPLAPGRYYTILARGLAADYPVPGTSITLKATARPTLPVTDPNTKLPEIYFNPISVVYYTNK, from the coding sequence ATGAAAACATCAACATACATATATTTCGGTTTGCTGTTGACAGTAATGGCAGGCTGTAAAAAAGGTACCATCACGCAGGTGGGCGATCCGGCCGGCGGCGCACTCATCAAGTTTGTGCACGCAGCCCCGGGCTCTCCGGCAATAGATGGTTTTGTAAACAATACCAAAATTACGCCATTGACCAACGTTTCTGTGACTGATAACCAGGTGGCTACATCAATAGCAACGGGTATTTCCTACAGCTACCTTGGTTCAGCCACCACCTATCTTGGCTTATTTCCGTCAAGCAACTATGCGGCTGTGCCGGCTGGCAGCACGGTTATAAAAGTAGTGGTATCCACCCCGGTACCGGCATTGAAAAGTCCGCAAACATCGGCAGTTGGTACCAACACGTCGGTAACGCAGAGCACCACCTCGGGCAGTGCTTATTCGGTCTTTGCCATTGGTTTGCCGGGCTCTGCCACAGCGCCGCTGGGCATTAAAGTGGTAGAAGATAAGTTCCCGGCGGCAGAAAGCGGCAAGGCCTATGTTCGTTTTGCTCATCTGATACCCAACGGTGGCGCGGTGGATGTAAAAGCTTTCCACACTCCTACGGGCGTTACCAAAGTAGATACGGCAGCCACCAATACCAACGTAGCGTACGGAACGGTTACAGATTTTGTTGCCGTTAATGTAAACCCAACCAGTACCACCAATTACACATTTCAGATGTTTCTTACCGGAACAACCACTAAGTTGGGGCCTATATCTGGCGCGGTGCCGTTGGCCCCCGGCAGGTATTATACCATATTGGCCAGAGGGTTGGCGGCTGATTATCCGGTGCCGGGTACAAGTATCACCCTCAAAGCTACCGCAAGGCCAACTTTGCCGGTAACCGACCCAAATACCAAGCTGCCCGAGATTTATTTTAACCCCATCAGCGTGGTTTATTATACCAATAAATAG
- a CDS encoding SusC/RagA family TonB-linked outer membrane protein — translation MRKNLLFFFMLTCCWCFYAQAQVTRVTGRVTAAEDGTPMPGVTVKIKGTTTGTQTDGNGVYRIAAKTGQLIVFSFIGSVAQERTVGTETTINVQLKTEAQNLQEVVVTGFGVKQEKRALTSSTQTISGTAVAQTQRENFVNALQGRIAGANVTSTSGNPGASSSIVLRGITSIGGSNQPLFVVDGIRVSNDALSQSQLASNGDNRREDFTNRIADINPDDIESITVLKGADAAAVYGSDAAGGAIVITTKKGAAGAGAISYNNTFSFSNAYRFPQIQKVYGPGTNGYLDPTVRTAFGPAYAPGTQTYDNLKNYFQTGISQVHDLSLEGGTDQATYRVSTEYRHTGGIMPAAYNDKFSLRLAGSAKLAPKLTSSASFNYFNIDNRKLNKGNSGNFINALSWPTNDDVRNYVNPDGSRRTLLPAKLTNVVTDATIDYDNPIWDAMNNISRDKTNRVLGNFDLSYDPVKWLNLRALFGLDFYSTSGNNFLSQYSSSYQNAISNTFASTNGISTGGIIDNYVDNNLVLNGSFFGTLKHDFGDFKATLALGTEIYSGKDITNGQYGERFLQPDFNTINNTTPTTQRNTSFLSETRRIGQIARLNVTWKDMVTVNASARNDYSSRLAGTTKDSYFYPSAGVGFIFTELPSFKESKVLSYGKVRFSYAGVGKDPFAPYKIKSSVIQQSTTGGGFAYDVTGNNPNLKPEKDYQMELGTELQFFGGRFGAEINLYEYRATNQIFDPRISYGSGYVLELVNGGEIRNRGIEVQLTATAIKSRDFNWKPFLNFTLNRGKVLNLGDLPEYYNSDTWLYANARASLFPGSSLTNIATYDYARNNKGQILIDPTSGLPVSNGTFVTEGDRQPQFTIGLGNDFNYKSFRLSFLLDIRKGGDVFNGNELFLTRYGLSARTLNRQTPVIIPGVLKDGNENSATPTANTIQVTPYYQQTYYTTAIESDFVEHNINWIRLRDVTLSYQFPQSILAKQKVIKSLGIFVTGTDLFLITNYSGADPDVNGNNASTRGSGAAGFDYGTAATPRTISFGLSVKL, via the coding sequence ATGAGGAAAAATCTACTCTTTTTCTTCATGCTAACTTGTTGCTGGTGTTTTTACGCTCAGGCACAGGTAACAAGGGTTACCGGTAGGGTAACCGCGGCAGAAGACGGCACACCCATGCCCGGGGTAACCGTAAAAATCAAAGGCACAACAACAGGAACACAAACAGACGGCAACGGTGTTTACCGCATTGCCGCCAAAACAGGGCAGCTAATTGTGTTCTCGTTTATTGGCAGCGTTGCTCAAGAACGCACCGTAGGCACAGAAACCACTATTAACGTTCAGCTAAAAACAGAAGCCCAGAACCTGCAGGAGGTAGTGGTAACTGGTTTTGGCGTTAAGCAGGAAAAACGTGCACTAACATCATCCACCCAAACCATTAGCGGCACGGCGGTTGCCCAAACTCAGCGCGAAAACTTTGTGAACGCTTTGCAGGGGCGCATTGCCGGTGCTAACGTAACCAGTACCAGCGGTAACCCCGGTGCCTCGTCATCCATTGTGTTGCGTGGTATTACGTCTATTGGCGGCAGTAACCAGCCGTTGTTTGTGGTAGATGGTATCCGCGTAAGTAATGATGCGCTGAGCCAGAGCCAACTGGCATCCAACGGTGATAACCGCCGCGAAGATTTTACCAATCGTATTGCCGATATCAATCCTGATGATATCGAAAGCATCACCGTACTGAAAGGCGCAGATGCGGCCGCGGTGTACGGATCAGACGCTGCGGGTGGCGCCATTGTTATCACCACTAAAAAAGGTGCGGCAGGAGCGGGCGCTATATCTTATAACAACACCTTCAGCTTCTCTAATGCTTACCGTTTTCCGCAAATTCAAAAGGTTTACGGACCCGGCACCAACGGCTATCTTGATCCTACGGTTCGCACAGCTTTCGGTCCGGCTTATGCGCCCGGTACGCAGACTTATGACAACCTGAAAAACTATTTCCAGACCGGTATTAGTCAGGTACATGATCTCTCGCTGGAAGGCGGGACCGATCAGGCTACCTATCGTGTATCTACCGAGTATCGCCATACAGGCGGTATTATGCCGGCTGCTTATAATGATAAGTTTTCCCTGCGCTTGGCCGGATCAGCAAAGCTGGCACCTAAGCTAACCAGCAGCGCCAGTTTCAACTATTTCAATATTGATAACCGCAAGCTGAACAAAGGCAACTCGGGTAACTTTATTAACGCCCTCTCATGGCCAACTAATGACGATGTGCGCAATTATGTAAATCCGGATGGTAGCCGCCGTACACTATTGCCAGCCAAGCTAACCAACGTGGTAACCGACGCCACCATTGACTATGACAACCCGATCTGGGATGCCATGAACAACATCAGCAGAGATAAAACCAACCGTGTGCTGGGTAATTTTGATTTGTCTTATGATCCGGTTAAATGGTTAAACTTACGGGCATTGTTTGGGCTGGATTTTTACTCAACCAGCGGCAATAACTTTTTGAGTCAATACAGTTCATCGTATCAAAATGCTATCTCTAATACTTTTGCCTCAACAAATGGTATTTCAACCGGCGGTATTATTGATAATTACGTTGATAACAACCTGGTGCTCAATGGCTCATTCTTCGGTACATTGAAGCATGATTTTGGTGATTTTAAGGCTACCCTGGCACTCGGTACCGAAATCTACTCCGGTAAAGATATTACCAACGGCCAGTACGGAGAGCGTTTCCTTCAGCCCGATTTTAATACCATTAACAACACCACACCAACCACGCAGCGCAACACCAGCTTTTTGTCTGAAACGCGCCGCATTGGCCAGATTGCCCGCCTGAATGTAACCTGGAAAGACATGGTAACCGTAAACGCATCGGCACGGAATGATTATTCATCACGTTTGGCGGGTACTACTAAAGACTCTTATTTCTACCCATCGGCAGGTGTGGGCTTCATCTTTACAGAGTTGCCATCGTTTAAAGAAAGCAAGGTGCTCTCTTACGGTAAGGTGCGCTTCTCTTATGCAGGTGTGGGTAAAGATCCGTTTGCACCCTATAAAATTAAGTCGAGCGTTATACAGCAATCAACCACCGGCGGTGGGTTTGCGTATGATGTTACCGGTAACAATCCAAACCTAAAGCCCGAGAAAGATTACCAGATGGAACTGGGTACCGAACTGCAGTTTTTCGGCGGACGTTTTGGTGCCGAGATTAACTTGTACGAGTATCGAGCCACCAACCAGATCTTTGATCCGCGTATCAGCTACGGCTCGGGTTATGTGCTGGAACTGGTTAACGGCGGCGAGATCAGGAACCGCGGTATTGAGGTGCAGCTAACAGCCACTGCCATTAAAAGCAGAGATTTTAACTGGAAACCTTTCCTCAACTTTACGCTTAACCGCGGCAAGGTGCTCAACCTGGGCGATTTGCCAGAGTATTACAACTCTGATACCTGGTTGTATGCCAACGCCCGCGCCAGCTTGTTCCCCGGCAGCAGCTTAACCAACATTGCAACTTATGATTATGCCCGTAATAACAAAGGCCAGATATTGATTGACCCAACCAGCGGTCTGCCGGTATCTAACGGCACATTTGTAACCGAGGGCGACAGGCAGCCGCAGTTTACCATTGGCCTGGGTAATGATTTTAATTATAAATCGTTCCGTCTGTCGTTCCTGTTGGATATTCGTAAAGGAGGCGATGTGTTTAACGGTAACGAGTTGTTCCTGACCCGTTACGGATTGAGTGCACGCACGCTGAACCGGCAAACACCTGTCATTATTCCGGGAGTGTTAAAAGATGGTAACGAAAATTCGGCCACACCAACGGCCAATACTATACAGGTTACACCTTATTATCAGCAAACGTATTACACCACAGCTATCGAGTCTGATTTTGTGGAGCACAATATCAACTGGATCCGCTTGCGCGATGTAACGCTGAGTTACCAGTTCCCGCAGTCAATACTGGCTAAACAGAAGGTTATCAAATCACTGGGGATTTTTGTTACCGGGACTGATCTGTTCCTGATTACCAATTATTCCGGTGCAGATCCTGATGTGAACGGTAACAACGCCTCTACACGCGGTTCAGGTGCCGCAGGGTTTGATTATGGTACCGCTGCAACGCCACGCACCATATCGTTCGGACTGAGTGTGAAACTATAA
- a CDS encoding TonB-dependent receptor, with amino-acid sequence MRKPLLCLFVLIGFFFTASAQSNINVKGILTDRATGERLIGATVATTGAAASTGLDGSFSLHLHKTGSYIFRCSYIGYRSIDTTINVAGNMRMVIRLNSAASELKIVNIAGRRDRESEASAKTDEKNAPQVLNVVSAKTIQLSPDIIVANVLQRVSGVSIERSSSGDGRYAIIRGMNQRYSYTLVNGIKIPTTDPKNRYVPLDIFPAELVERIEVSKTLTPNMEGDAVGGVVNLVMKNAPDKLYVNASLSTGYSQNLFNTPFKYFPVSAINKQSPYMANGPLYQAKPSDFTRDNLNFTNKNFTPNTLASLSIGNRFFDKKLGVMIGGSYQDTYKGYTSIFSPADPVDQTGGDKQLAIQIKHANFRTYSTHLTRVGLNGKVDYQLAPGQKLSLNGFYAMLDEAQSRLTTDTIQTGINARPTVGLGQVWYYGRSTYQRQTVGSASLQGEHRILSDLKFDWTGAYSKATNNAPDWAEYEYDGGYYADSNNPTPYTHPGVLQNYNRIWERTNDRDLSGYANLAYNNHIGDIPFTITAGGMYRDKDRDNSYQNYELRPVQTSSSPQVWTNIYDFQWTVFNPDGSPGNANTYTATEKITAGYGMLKFNVNKLETIIGARVENTEQSFVTQLPPTIAGKTGNISYSDMMPSAHFKYALNDKANLRLSYFASINRPSFFELLPVGDGHQDADFTVQGNPYLKHATADNFDLRYELFPGGSEQLLLGAFYKHLNNAIEYGFTDKTSDTYTPQNFGDAVNYGLEFVFEKYIRKFGFRANYTYTNSSITTVKKTTVDATAGTVNQTRPLQGQSAHVANAALLYKDTKNGLDLQLAWQYTGSRISLVSSYYNFDEWQKPLSMFDFSAEKKFAKRFSVFAKVQNLLNTADEFYFKKTVVNPVPVSYQTPGSATTLSHRNQYGQNYQLGLRYILN; translated from the coding sequence CTCTGCTCAGTCCAACATTAATGTTAAGGGCATATTAACAGACCGCGCCACCGGCGAGCGTTTGATAGGAGCCACCGTTGCCACAACCGGCGCTGCTGCCAGCACCGGCCTGGATGGTTCATTCAGCCTTCATCTTCATAAAACGGGCAGCTATATCTTCCGCTGCAGCTATATTGGTTACCGTTCGATTGATACTACCATCAATGTTGCAGGCAACATGCGGATGGTAATTCGCCTGAACAGCGCAGCCTCTGAACTGAAAATAGTAAACATTGCCGGCCGCCGCGACCGTGAAAGCGAGGCTTCTGCTAAAACAGATGAGAAAAACGCACCGCAGGTACTTAACGTAGTATCGGCAAAAACAATCCAGCTTTCACCTGATATTATTGTGGCTAACGTGCTGCAGCGTGTTTCTGGCGTATCTATAGAACGCAGCAGCAGCGGCGATGGCCGTTATGCCATCATCCGCGGTATGAACCAGCGTTACAGCTATACCCTGGTAAACGGTATCAAAATTCCTACTACAGACCCTAAAAACCGTTACGTTCCGCTTGATATTTTCCCTGCGGAGCTGGTAGAGCGTATAGAGGTTAGCAAAACGCTTACTCCAAATATGGAAGGTGATGCTGTGGGTGGTGTAGTAAATCTGGTGATGAAAAACGCACCAGACAAACTGTATGTTAATGCAAGCTTATCAACAGGCTACAGCCAGAATCTGTTCAACACGCCTTTCAAATACTTCCCGGTAAGTGCAATTAATAAGCAATCGCCTTATATGGCAAATGGGCCGTTATACCAAGCCAAACCAAGCGATTTTACCCGCGATAACCTGAATTTTACTAACAAAAACTTTACGCCAAATACCCTGGCCAGCCTCTCTATCGGTAACCGTTTCTTTGATAAAAAACTGGGCGTGATGATAGGCGGCTCTTACCAGGATACTTACAAAGGTTATACCTCCATATTCAGCCCGGCAGACCCTGTGGACCAGACAGGTGGAGACAAGCAACTGGCTATACAAATTAAGCATGCCAATTTCCGCACTTACTCTACCCACCTAACCCGTGTGGGTCTGAACGGTAAGGTTGATTATCAGTTAGCGCCTGGCCAAAAGCTGAGTTTAAATGGTTTTTATGCTATGTTGGATGAAGCACAATCGCGCTTAACTACAGATACTATACAAACAGGTATCAACGCCCGCCCAACGGTAGGCTTAGGCCAGGTATGGTATTATGGACGATCAACCTACCAGCGTCAAACCGTGGGCAGCGCTTCCTTGCAGGGCGAACACCGCATTTTGTCAGATTTAAAATTTGACTGGACCGGTGCCTACTCAAAGGCCACTAACAATGCACCAGATTGGGCCGAATATGAATATGACGGCGGCTATTACGCAGATAGCAATAACCCTACACCTTACACTCATCCGGGTGTTTTGCAAAACTACAACCGTATCTGGGAGCGTACCAATGACCGCGACCTGTCTGGTTATGCTAATCTTGCTTACAATAATCATATCGGCGATATTCCGTTCACCATCACTGCCGGTGGCATGTATCGCGATAAAGACCGCGATAACAGCTACCAGAATTATGAATTGCGTCCGGTGCAAACGAGTTCCTCACCACAGGTATGGACCAATATTTATGATTTTCAATGGACCGTGTTCAATCCAGATGGTTCGCCGGGTAATGCCAACACTTATACCGCTACCGAAAAAATTACTGCCGGCTATGGTATGTTAAAATTCAACGTCAATAAGCTGGAAACGATAATTGGCGCAAGGGTAGAAAACACCGAGCAATCTTTTGTTACGCAGTTGCCGCCAACCATTGCAGGTAAAACCGGCAATATTTCTTATAGCGATATGATGCCGAGCGCTCACTTTAAATATGCGCTGAACGACAAAGCAAATCTGCGTTTATCATACTTCGCGTCTATTAACCGCCCATCCTTCTTTGAGTTATTGCCTGTTGGTGATGGGCACCAGGATGCTGATTTTACCGTACAAGGCAACCCTTACCTGAAACACGCCACTGCCGATAACTTTGACCTGCGTTACGAGCTTTTCCCTGGCGGTTCAGAGCAGTTATTGCTGGGCGCATTCTATAAGCATTTAAATAACGCTATTGAGTACGGTTTTACAGATAAGACCTCAGATACTTACACCCCGCAAAACTTTGGCGACGCTGTTAACTACGGCCTGGAGTTTGTGTTTGAAAAATACATCCGCAAGTTTGGTTTCCGTGCAAACTATACCTATACCAACTCCAGCATTACTACTGTAAAGAAAACAACGGTAGATGCAACGGCCGGTACCGTTAATCAAACTCGTCCGCTGCAAGGCCAGTCGGCACATGTGGCCAATGCTGCCCTGTTATATAAAGACACCAAAAACGGACTTGATCTGCAGCTGGCCTGGCAATATACCGGCTCACGCATATCGCTGGTATCGTCATATTATAATTTTGATGAGTGGCAAAAACCGCTGAGCATGTTCGACTTCTCGGCCGAGAAGAAATTTGCTAAAAGATTCTCTGTGTTTGCCAAAGTGCAAAACCTGCTCAACACTGCAGATGAGTTTTATTTCAAAAAAACGGTTGTTAACCCAGTGCCGGTATCATACCAAACTCCGGGAAGTGCTACCACGCTTTCACACCGTAACCAATATGGACAGAACTATCAGTTAGGTCTGCGCTATATCCTTAATTAA